The DNA window gccaaacacagagcgggtGCGCTCTTGGCCCTTGTTACATTGGACGGGAAGTCGAAACTTATTTTCATGtaaagcaacacgcccctaaaacagcgccCTGTGTACAtgcccccaaaataacacttctgaacacattataataaaaaaatctgaactgtgttttgaactgaacctaaactggcacactcagaagaaccataataataaatcttaaaaaaggggtaaactatgtgacCTTTATTAATGCCTGGTGTAAAGCAAGGCCTTTTTGAGGATGTAATATTGACCAGCTGATATGGATGCATTAGTAATGTAATTTTGACATACTGATTTTCATAATCAGAAGCTAAAAACGATATGTTGGCTGATAAATACAGATCTTAAAACACATTTTCTGAGCCTGATAGCAATTACAAAATGCAAAGAAATCGTTaccaataacattaaaaataaacatttatttagcaAAGTCACCACCAGGCAACTGTACATTACCATCTGATTTAAAATGTACTAAAAAAAGCTTTGTCTCCATCTTTTTAGTGGAGTCTTCAATTGAACAACTCTCGAAAAAAGACAGTGATGCTCAGGATGACAGCGAGACCACCGATGATGTACCTCGGCTCACGCCAGAGCAGAAAGACCTAAGAGAGTTCTTAAAGTCTTCATTTGAAGTCATGATTTTGATAGGAAGGCAAAGCTTTCCATTCAGCAGCAATGCAAGAGAAGATGAAATGCGCTCTAGAGAGGAATGGCTGTTTAATCCAGGTAACTTTCAAGCATTGCTTGAGAACCGCATCAATGCAGGCGATGAGTTTCTCAGGAGGAGATTTGAGTCAGCGGCCGTTAATGAGGAATATTGTCCAGCCGTCCAGCAGAGACAGCTTCTGGATGTTTGTGAGAAATGCGTCCGTGAAGAGATCCTTCAGCAGGTCAGGGAATGCCGCTTTTTTTCGATTGTCACCGGTGAGTTGGTGGACTTCCCAGAGGGAGAGCATCTACCTATATTCCTGCGCTTCGTAGACCAAGACAACACTCTCCGGGAAGAGTTCATCGAGTTCCTCTCATTCGAAGGAGAGGAGGTCACTGTTGCTGAGAGATTAGAGTCTCGCTTGATGAAGGGTTGGGGCTTGAGTATGGAGCACTGCCGAGGACAAGCCTACGCAGGATCTGGTATACTTGGCACCAAGATGAAGGTCATCACTGCCCAGCTAAAAGAAAAATATCCCATGGCGGTGATCACACCTACTTCCACCTGTGCTCTTAATGTTCATCTTGCTAACGGCATGTCGTTGACCGGAGTGCAAGTCGTGATGTCAGTTTTAAAGAAGTCAAATGCTTTTTTCAGAGCATCCCCTTTGCTACAGACTGAACTTGACAATGCCATCTCCATCCTCTGCCAGGGAAACCTAGAAAAAGAAAGCATCCTCAAAGAGGGCTCTCGATCAACCTGGACAGATCTTCATAACCTGTTTGAGATGGCTGTGGATTTGTTGGAGCCACTTCTGCTCTGCATGGACAGCATACATGATAATGAGGATCTAAAATGGAGTGACCAAGTCACCAGTGACGCTTACGCCATTTCCGAGGCCTTGGCGGACTTTGAGTTTATTGTGACGTTGGTTATTTTAAAGAACGCATTGTCTTTTACCAGAGCGTTTGGGAAGAACTTGCAAGGAGAAACCATTGATGTGTTTTTCGCCGCCAACAGTTTAACTGCAGTCCTGCATTCGCTGCATGAGGTATCAGACAATCTGGAGGTATACCATGAATTCTGGTTCGAAGAGGCTGTCAATATGGCGACTGCAATGGAAGTCCCGGTGAGAGTGCCAAGGTTGTTTCTTCGGAAGCAACAAACGCCGGACACTATAGAAATACAGGCAGAGTCGTTCTTTAAAGAGTACCTCACACAGCCAGTTATGGAGTACATCACGCAGGAGGTCAAGGACATCTTCTCTGAAAATCATCTCAAAGCGCTCAAGTGCCTGTCTCTCGTTCCTGCTGTCATGGGCCAAATGAGGTTCAATACCTCTGAGGAGAGCCACGCGGACATTTACAGGACCGATCTACCCCATCCTGACACGCTGCCTGCTGAACTGCATTGTTGGAGGATAAAATGGAAACACAGAGGCAAGGAAGTTAGCTTGCCGTCCACCATTTACGAAACCCTTCAACACTCCGATGTGAAGTTCTTCCCAAATGTTAATGCGTTTTTGAAAATATTAGCCACATTACCTGTGCTGAAGCTTGATGGGAGTCACGGTGAAACTGCACAAAGACGCTTACAAGCTTACCTTACAGACACTGCGGTCAGCCAGCGGTGTAAAAATCTGGCGGTGCTAAATATCAATTACCATATAAAGACAGATCTTGAAGAAATGGTCCAGTGTTATTTAAAACGTTACCCAGAGGAAAGCAAGACTGATTAACAGCTAAGAGATATAGGCTTCCCAAGTGCTGAAAACCCTTCAACTGGAAATGTATTATGCATTGGAATTGTATAATGCAAAGTATTTTGTTTTCATCCTTACCTCCCCtgctccaaaaaataaaatactatttttacatttgttaaaacCTAAAAAAATTGATTTACCATGCAAGTGGGCTGATAAATGAAAAATTTGACTTGAGGAATCAATTATTGAAGACAGTTTTATGAGTTTGTGTTTGTATAAACTGCTCTGTTgtgtaaataaagtaaaagaacTTTTGATGCTTCAAAACAAGGATTCTAGAAGgtcttctacactgtaaaaagactgttattttactttttttctagcAGCTGGGGTACTAGCAGAAAAATGTACCATAAAAAAGCaggtaaattacagacatttatcgTAAAAACAGAAGTAAAATTACAGAGATTTACTGTAAAGAAACAGccgttaaattgcagaaatgtaccgtaaaaccacccgttaaattacagaaattttccatAAAGTAACAGATGTTAAATCTCAGAAATTTACTGGAAattaaaatttaaggaaatttctgtaatttaacgcagatttttttcaaatgtctgaaacttttaggatttttttcattCAACCCAGCTGctgggaaaaaaagtaaaataactgattttttttacagtgtggaaagatttttttttttcagattttaaatgTCTTTGTTCAGCATCATAGTCATGGATTGTATTACAGGGTTCTTACAGGTGCTGAAAATCCTTGAAAATGACTTGAAAATTTGACTTTTCTTATGTTTTGAAGGCTTAAAAAatgcttagattttggataaaCTGCTTAAAAATGTTATTGTGTTGCTTTCCTAACAAAGCGTcttatgagtagggccagacagaatctgctgacattttttgctattctgagaattttgtaaaaaaaaatctgcaggttttttatttgaatgattttaggagtatcataattaaaaacgtaatataaacatgttaataaaaacaaagcatatgaacatttcattattattacataatattagtgaaatttatttaaaactatataaatttacatttatttacacaactAAATATTGTGCACAACAGTATACACAACAATgattggctaaaaatctgcagatttctgcatatACGCAGGCTCCTTGTGTGCCTAATAATGGGTACTAATAATTTAGCTTAAGTTAACAAAATCTTAATAAAGAGAACAAATGAAAGTAATTTAATGTTGGGTTAGTCCAAACATACTGCCAAACATTTTCCTTTGAGTTCTATATTATAATATAGAAAACTATAACAACTAGCATCTGATTGAATGTGAAGAAGTATGTAAATCTGTAATTCACCACACTTTTTAACtcctttttttattgaacatttaaaaaaaaaaattcatgtttattttgaacCACCCAacataaaagtaaattaaaaacagtAATACTGCATTAATAGGTACAAAATCAGGATTGAAATATATACAGTGTCTCTCTCATTTAATCTAAATGGTACATTTTTCTAACTGGCACCAGTATGCCATACTAAATAATATCCAGTAGATAGACCCTCCAGGATAGATCAGCCTGAGGAGATGGATCCAGCCACATTTTCTGGATTTATTttttagcagcagcagcagcagtcagAACAACTGACAGAATCCTTCTTTGGTTGATAGATTAGGAGAGTGATGATGAGTAATAAATGCAATTGGATCTGAGTTTCTATTAGATCTGGTAGTAGGTTGCATACCTTGGACCAGAATTATAAAATTTGAGGACATTCCCAGAACATATGTGTATAAGTATCTTGTGAGTTGCTACGTAAGTGACAAAGAGGGTctgattttctttacatttttgaaTAACGGGGTAGCATATGCCTTAAAAATCAGTTAATGAATCATTTGGTGagctggttttttttttttaagttacaaaaGAGTTCTCCCAGACAGTATCCCAATCAATAATTGTATTGAGTTCTTTCTCCCAGAAGCCCTTAATTGGAATATTTAAATATTGCCATActataaatgatttataaattatatttacaaaacCTCTAGTATCCAAAGTGGAATCTATCAAGTCTATCATTGGATGAGGGAATAACCAAGGTACTTTATATGGTTTCAGCACAGACCTCAATATTAAATATAAGAAAAAGGAGAATCCTGGGAGAGAGAATTCCTCTTTCAAAATATGAAATGATTTAAGTTTGTCATCATTGTATTCTTTAACACAAAGATATTGTTTTTTACCCAGCATTTGTATATAATTGGTTTTGTAATTTACCACACTTGTAAAGTGCTGTAAAAGTTTGGTAATACACCTGGAAAGTTCTTTTAAAGAGTTCTTAAATTCCAcattggaaaaggtgtaagaaccctgatAATAACTCAGGTCACTGTTATTTATATAGCTCTTTTAAAGATTGAGTGAAAGCAGCTTCACGGTAATAAACAATTGGAAATGCAAACACAACTATTGAGACTTCTCAGATTTTGCGGTAAGTTCGCTTCATATTTTTCTTCTGATAAAGTCAGTTTTGTGTTGGTTTAGTTCTAATCAATACCCATGGTCAAAATTTAATTTGGTTTTACTATAAAGCAGTTCTAAAAAAGACAGCAGTGTCATTTAGTCAGTTGTGGTTAATAACTTCTGTTGATTTTGCCAGATGTGATAATGCTCTAAAACAGCTTAAAATGCACGTGAAGCAGAAGttactgagacttttatttcagtgtgttatgtacttccaactgaaactgaatattgagtagggggtggggcttccTTTTTGTGCATAGTTTACTtgcagcaaactaatggtaagagggtcGTGGATAAAAGTATTAAAGATTACCTAGCTATTACGCTATTGCGAGAAACcaaaaaatgtgaaaagggtttATAACAATGTACACTCGCAAAAGaacattatacattataattttACCCAGAGTTTAACggaagaaaataatttaataataattgtttcttttaaataaatgtttgttaataACTTGTTTCATATAGATATAGCCTCATATAAATTAGCAGCCCTAACAACAGACAGTATCCCCTTAAATCCCATTTATCCTACACTCAAAACAtgacattttctgtttgtttaaattacttatttaaattgagctgaaaaaaacacaattcttgagttttttggggacaacttaattgtttgatgttcaatccattaaaatttgtaaaaaccaataagctcatttaattccttcatgtttcccCAACACAAATTGGTTGTGGAACCCAGTATATTTACAGTAAACACCACTtttcataaaaatgtttaatatttgacatttaataataacatttagtAAATATACAAAATTCTAAATTAGAAAGTGATGTAAAGCATTATAGTGCATCAATAACATCTGTTACTCTGCATTTTGCTCTTTGCAGTTGTTTCCACACTGATCCTCAAGAGAGCAGCATATGTAAGTTTTCGTTCATCATGCCAGTTTAAAGGaacactggtaacactttacagtaatagagcatgaataatgatgtatcaATATGTCAATTAGACATcgctttattatgaattaataatgaGTTAAGGCATGAGCTAATCACAACCTTAATTTaattacaacatgagtcacaagaGTTCATGTGTAAAAAACAGCTGCTGTACCTTAAttaattgttagttcatgttattaattaatgtattaattaacacttAAGTTTAgactaaatgtaaccaacataaaTTCATGAGCTGTTAACgaataattatgttgtgactttacttgaaggggcactTCACCATTAACTCGTCCTTGACTACTCATGAACTCCCGTGTTTAAACTGATGTTGAcggaacacttttctattgttattcagtgtaaacgcactagaCGGACgtgagttcatgagtagttaggaatgggttaatgatgatgtgcccttccaagtaaagtcatgatataattatacattaacatataatGAGTTCCTCATGGTtgaattaagcataaactaatgtgttaattaatacattaattaacaaacaatcatgtactaacaagttaTTAAGGTATAGTCGTTATTCACTCATAAACTCATGTgtctcatgttgtagttaaagttagttcatgattatcACATGCTTTAACTCATCATTATTCATAATAAGGTAATGTTTAGTTTTATGAACACattattattcatgtactgttattgtaaagtgttaccagaacaCTCGGCTTCGGTTTTAGAAATTACAAGCCCCTTAATGTTAAATGTTGCATTTAACCATTTTTAATGCATTCAAGCGtaggcacttttagcttagcttagcatacatccttgaaatggattagaccattagcatcttgctcaaatttaaaaaaacagtttagatattttttcagtttttccattATTCCATTTACCTCAGCCATACGACAACAacattctttgtttatttaattttgggagacttgtaaaatgagccatgTTCCAAAAAATGTGGactgttcatttaaataaaaaagacttctacaaaacatttttaagtaGCTGCTGTTGACAAAATAAAAAGCACTCAGTGAGACTTAAATTGTGTCTATGATCATGTGAATTAAAGCAGGTAAATCATTGTAGTATTGCCTTATCATCCCACTGATTTGAGGGAAATGCAAAACTGGAAATTTTAGGATGCTGAACATCAGCCCAAACTATCTGCACGCTACATATTCTCATCCAAATACTCCATTAAAGACATGTAAGGTTTCTGATGtcaggatttttttttccagttctgTTGCTTTTAATTTTGCTTTTGAAATTTCTGCCTGAGATTTTAATTGGGTTGAGGCAATGCTTTCCTATTTGGCCATGCAACATTCAGTAGGAAGCAGATCATAGTGGCATCAGTGGATTGATCTGACCATGCCGGAAAGCCCCACCCTATGAGTTACACAATGTAACACATGCACAGCACACACTGCTTTTATCACACACACCACTAGATGGTCTGTTGGACACATGCAGAACTCAATACAACAAAAGACAGTGGGCGCagcttcattcattgattcattcatgcaGGGTGGGTCCACATTCACCCAAATCTCATACATGCATTCACACAGATGTGGCATTTTAGCTTTCATAAAATATCTTACAAACGGCTTACAAATCAATTTAAGAGGAATCCATTTTGATGGACTAATTAAACATtagaatatttt is part of the Danio rerio strain Tuebingen ecotype United States chromosome 15, GRCz12tu, whole genome shotgun sequence genome and encodes:
- the thap12b gene encoding THAP domain containing 12b (The RefSeq protein has 4 substitutions compared to this genomic sequence), translated to MPNFCAAPNCTRKSTQSDLAFFRFPRDPERCRLWVENCRRADLEEKTPDQLNKHYRLCAKHFEPAMICKTSPYRTVLRDTAIPTIFDLTSHLGNPHSRHRKRIKVLTDEEVQKIKERRLESSIEQLSKKDSDAQDDSETTDDVPRLTPEQKDLREFLKSSFEVMILIGRQSFPYSSNAREDEMRSKEEWLFNPGNFQALLENRINAGDEFLRRRFESAAVNEEYCPAVQQRQLLDVCERCVREEILQQVRECRFFSIVTGELVDFPEGEHLPIFLRFVDQDNTLREEFIEFLSFEGEEVTVAERLESRLMKGWGLSMEHCRGQAYAGSGILGTKMKVITSQLKEKYPMAVITPTSTCALNVHLANGMSLTGVQVVMSVLKKSNAFFRASPLLQTELDNAISILCQGNLEKESILKEGSRSTWTDLHNLFEMAVDLLEPLLLCMDSIHDNEDLKWSDQVTSDAYAISEALADFEFIVTLVILKNALSFTRAFGKNLQGETIDVFFAANSLTAVLHSLHEVSDNLEVYHEFWFEEAVNMATAMEVPVRVPRLFLRKQQTPDTIEIQAESFFKEYLTQPVMEYITQEVKDIFSENHLKALKCLSLVPAVMGQMRFNTSEESHADIYRTDLPHPDTLPAELHCWRIKWKHRGKEVSLPSTIYETLQHSDVKFFPNVNAFLKILATLPVLKLDGSHGETAQRRLQAYLTDTAVSQRCKNLAVLNINYHIKTDLEEMVQCYLKRYPEESKTD
- the thap12b gene encoding THAP domain containing 12b isoform X1; this encodes MLTPHMPTDPAEAQTSNRLAVRCRLWVENCRRADLEEKTPDQLNKHYRLCAKHFEPAMICKTSPYRTVLRDTAIPTIFDLTSHLGNPHSRHRKRIKVLTDEEVQKIKERRLESSIEQLSKKDSDAQDDSETTDDVPRLTPEQKDLREFLKSSFEVMILIGRQSFPFSSNAREDEMRSREEWLFNPGNFQALLENRINAGDEFLRRRFESAAVNEEYCPAVQQRQLLDVCEKCVREEILQQVRECRFFSIVTGELVDFPEGEHLPIFLRFVDQDNTLREEFIEFLSFEGEEVTVAERLESRLMKGWGLSMEHCRGQAYAGSGILGTKMKVITAQLKEKYPMAVITPTSTCALNVHLANGMSLTGVQVVMSVLKKSNAFFRASPLLQTELDNAISILCQGNLEKESILKEGSRSTWTDLHNLFEMAVDLLEPLLLCMDSIHDNEDLKWSDQVTSDAYAISEALADFEFIVTLVILKNALSFTRAFGKNLQGETIDVFFAANSLTAVLHSLHEVSDNLEVYHEFWFEEAVNMATAMEVPVRVPRLFLRKQQTPDTIEIQAESFFKEYLTQPVMEYITQEVKDIFSENHLKALKCLSLVPAVMGQMRFNTSEESHADIYRTDLPHPDTLPAELHCWRIKWKHRGKEVSLPSTIYETLQHSDVKFFPNVNAFLKILATLPVLKLDGSHGETAQRRLQAYLTDTAVSQRCKNLAVLNINYHIKTDLEEMVQCYLKRYPEESKTD